In the genome of Dasypus novemcinctus isolate mDasNov1 chromosome 30, mDasNov1.1.hap2, whole genome shotgun sequence, one region contains:
- the LOC101442638 gene encoding LOW QUALITY PROTEIN: lysosomal alpha-mannosidase-like (The sequence of the model RefSeq protein was modified relative to this genomic sequence to represent the inferred CDS: substituted 1 base at 1 genomic stop codon), translated as MAFFSRWWHQQTSGIQKAVQKLVQEGRLEFASGGWVMNDEATTYYGAIVDQMTLGLRFLKDTFGRAGCPHVAWHINPFGYSREQASLFAQMGFDGLFLGHVDYQEFRVRQEAAEMEQVWQGSASLQAPSADLFTSVLPSLYDPPKGLCXDILCNDPIIVETISHPHYNAQQVVTHFLDLVYKPGKYYYTNHIIMTMGSDFHDRFAKMWFIKLDKLIWLVNAEQAKGSRVHVLYSTPACYLWQLHKANLAWSVKKDDFFPYADEAHAFWTGYFSSRPALKRYERRSYNFLQVCSQLEALAGPAANEGPYGSGDSAPLGEAMAVLQHHDAVSGTSRQQVADDYARQLAAGWGPCEVLLSNALARLSGSEETFTFCRELNVSACALTQTAKRVRGPGGRGLVANQCFRYIASNYSGVYIFKPKNSTPVPVNLSPKTHLVKTPLVQEVHQNFSPWCSQVVRLYPGQRHLELEWTVGPIPVDVGWGKEIISRFDTRLKTKGRFYTDSNGREILERRRNYRPTWKLNQTHSVAGNYYPVNTRIYITDGKVQLTVLTDRSQGGSSLRDGSLELMVHRRGITDDDRGVNETLEEAGAYGQGPGLWVRGRHLVLLDKAEAAAAGHRLQAEREVLAPQVVLAADRGAPSSQPRSDVRGQTVMDSVQSGGGEVGGGEGA; from the exons ATGGCCTTCTTCTCCCGGTGGTGGCACCAGCAGACATCGGGCATTCAGAAGGCTGTGCAGAAGCTGGTGCAAGAAG GGCGCCTAGAATTTGCCAGTGGTGGCTGGGTGATGAATGATGAGGCCACCACCTACTATGGCGCTATTGTGGACCAGATGACACTGGGGCTGCGCTTCCTGAAGGACACATTTGGCAGAGCCGGCTGCCCCCACGTGGCCTGGCACATCAACCCCTTTGGCTACTCGCGGGAGCAGGCCTCACTCTTTGCCCAG ATGGGCTTCGATGGCTTGTTCTTGGGGCACGTGGACTACCAGGAATTCCGTGTACGACAGGAAGCAGCTGAGATGGAGCAGGTGTGGCAGGGCAGTGCCAGCCTGCAGGCCCCATCCGCTGACCTCTTCACCA GTGTTCTCCCTTCCCTCTATGACCCACCAAAGGGGCTATGCTAGGATATTCTGTGTAATGACCCAATCATAGTGGAGACCATTTCCCATCCCCACTACAACGCTCAGCAGGTGGTGACACACTTCCTGGATTTGGTCTACAAACCG GGCAAATATTACTACACCAACCACATAATCATGACAATGGGCTCAGATTTCCATGACAGATTTGCCAAAATGTGGTTCATTAAACTGGACAAACTCATCTGGTTGGTCAATGCAGAG CAGGCCAAGGGCAGCCGCGTCCACGTGCTCTACTCCACCCCCGCCTGTTACCTCTGGCAGCTGCACAAGGCCAACCTCGCCTG gtcgGTGAAGAAGGACGACTTCTTCCCCTACGCCGACGAGGCCCACGCGTTCTGGACCGGCTACTTCTCCAGCCGGCCGGCCCTCAAACGCTACGAGCGCCGCAGCTACAACTTCCTGCAG GTGTGCAGCCAGCTGGAGGCGCTGGCGGGCCCGGCGGCCAACGAGGGACCCTACGGCAGCGGAGACAGCGCGCCCCTCG GGGAGGCCATGGCCGTGCTGCAGCACCACGACGCCGTCAGCGGCACCTCCAGGCAGCAGGTGGCGGACGACTACGCGCGCCAGCTCGCCGCGGGCTGGGGGCCCTGCGAG GTGCTCCTGAGCAACGCGCTGGCCCGGCTCAGCGGCTCCGAGGAGACCTTCACGTTCTGCCGCGAACTCAACGTCAGCGCCTGCGCGCTCACCCAGACGGCGAAGCGCGTGCGCGggcccggggggcggggcctggtcGCCA ACCAATGCTTCAGGTATATAGCCAGCAATTACTCAGGAGTCTACATCTTCAAGCCTAAGAATTCAACTCCAGTGCCAGTGAATCTCTCACCCAAGACCCACCTGGTGAAG ACACCCTTGGTCCAGGAGGTGCACCAGAACTTCTCACCCTGGTGCTCCCAGGTGGTCCGCCTGTACCCAGGACAGAGGCACCTGGAGCTGGAGTGGACGGTGGGACCCATACCCGTGGA CGTTGGCTGGGGGAAGGAGATCATCAGTCGGTTTGACACGAGGCTGAAGACAAAGGGACGTTTCTACACAGACAGCAACGGCCGGGAGATCCTGGAGAGGAG GCGCAATTACCGGCCCACCTGGAAGCTGAACCAGACTCACAGTGTGGCAGGAAACTACTACCCGGTCAACACCCGCATCTACATCACG GACGGGAAGGTGCAGCTGACGGTGCTGACCGACCGCTCTCAGGGGGGCAGCAGCCTGCGGGACGGCTCCCTGGAGCTCATG GTGCACCGGAGGGGCATCACAGACGATGATCGAGGTGTAAATGAGACGCTGGAGGAGGCGGGCGCCTACGGGCAGGGGCCGGGGCTGTGGGTGCGCGGCCGCCACCTCGTGCTGCTGGACAAGGCCGAGGCCGCGGCCGCCGGGCACCGGCTGCAGGCGGAGCGGGAGGTGCTGGCGCCGCAGGTGGTGCTGGCCGCGGACCGCGGAGCCCCTTCCAGCCAGCCCCGCAGCGACGTCCGAGGCCAAACGGTGATGGATTCGGTGCAGAGTGGGGGCGGGGAGgttggaggtggggaaggggcttga